A genomic region of Anopheles coustani chromosome 3, idAnoCousDA_361_x.2, whole genome shotgun sequence contains the following coding sequences:
- the LOC131258789 gene encoding retinol-binding protein pinta-like, whose amino-acid sequence MVNLRPVSQALHEKAKRELNERPERIDEDLAALRQWLARTPHIRARIDDQFLVTFLRGCKYSLERAKEKIDMFYSVRTAIPELMRNRDPEAARIRAIIQLGVGLPLPQTDGPDAPRIMLIRPGVYDPKQYNIEEVIKVSTMFNDIMMLEDDHMVIAGQVGILDLANVSTAHFLQFTPTFVKKMTMMSQEGSPLRQKGFHYVNTPTGFETVFNMFKTFMSEKNRSRLYVHGSNLESLYQHIPKRLLPKEYGGEGDSLKDITAAWEKKILSYREYFIEEDQYGTDERKRVGRAKTAESLFGMEGSFRKLEVD is encoded by the exons ATGGTGAACCTCCGTCCAGTGTCGCAGGCCCTGCACGAGAAGGCCAAGCGCGAGCTCAACGAACGACCGGAGCGTATCGATGAAGATCTGGCAGCCCTCCGGCAATGGCTGGCCCGAACACCGCACATCCGGGCCCGCATCGATGACCAGTTTCTAGTGACCTTCCTGCGTGGCTGCAAGTATAGCCTCGagcgggcgaaggaaaagatCGACATGTTCTACAGCGTGCGGACGGCCATCCCGGAGCTGATGCGTAACCGGGACCCGGAAGCGGCGCGCATCCGAGCGATCATACAACTCGGCGTGGGTCTACCGTTGCCGCAGACCGACGGCCCCGACGCACCCCGGATCATGCTCATCCGACCGGGCGTGTACGATCCGAAGCAGTACAACATCGAGGAGGTCATCAAAGTGAGCACCATGTTCAACGACATCATGATGCTGGAGGACGACCATATGGTCATCGCCGGTCAG GTAGGCATTCTGGATCTTGCGAACGTGTCCACAGCCCACTTCCTACAGTTTACTCCCACGTTCGTCAAAAAGATGACCATGATGAGCCAGGAGGGATCGCCACTGCGCCAGAAAGGCTTCCACTACGTCAACACACCGACCGGCTTTGAGACCGTGTTCAATATGTTCAAGACATTCATGAGcgagaaaaatcgatcgagg TTATACGTTCACGGGAGTAACCTGGAATCCCTGTATCAGCACATTCCCAAGCGACTGCTCCCGAAGGAGTACGGTGGCGAGGGTGACTCACTGAAGGACATAACCGCCGCGTGGGAGAAGAAGATCCTCTCCTACCGGGAGTACTTCATCGAGGAGGACCAGTACGGGACGGACGAGCGGAAGCGAGTGGGACGGGCGAAGACGGCGGAGTCGCTGTTCGGGATGGAGGGTTCTTTCCGGAAGCTGGAGGTCGACTAA
- the LOC131258668 gene encoding retinol-binding protein pinta-like, which produces MPDIRPLSAALAKKAADELFEKPERLEEDLAALRAWLAKSPHIKSRTDDQFLTMFLRGSKHSLERAKEKLDMYYAVRTALPELMRNRDPEDVKLKELIRLGTAVPLPNTVTPDGPRIILVRPGVYDPSKYTIQEVFKYNTMMADIMMKEDDNLIIAGQMGILDLSNCTMAHFLQFSPSFVKKATMWSQEGSPLRQKGFHYVNTPSGFEVVYNMFKNFLNEKNRSRLFVHGSNLDSLYEHIPKKMLPAEYGGDAGPVQDIVDAWAKKILSYKPYFQEDEQYGTDEKKRPGRPKNADNLFGLEGSFRKLEVD; this is translated from the exons ATGCCGGACATCAGGCCCCTGTCTGCCGCGCTGGCAAAGAAGGCCGCGGACGAGCTGTTCGAGAAGCCGGAGCGGTTGGAAGAGGATCTGGCCGCGTTGCGCGCCTGGCTGGCCAAAAGCCCGCACATTAAGTCGCGCACCGATGACCAGTTCCTGACGATGTTCCTGCGCGGCTCCAAGCACAGCCTCGAGCGGGCCAAGGAGAAGCTGGACATGTACTACGCGGTCCGCACAGCCCTGCCCGAGTTGATGAGGAATCGTGATCCGGAGGATGTCAAGCTGAAGGAGTTGATCCGTCTTGGCACCGCTGTGCCACTCCCCAATACGGTTACGCCGGACGGTCCCCGGATCATACTCGTGCGGCCGGGAGTGTACGACCCGAGCAAGTATACCATCCAGGAGGTGTTCAAATACAACACCATGATGGCCGATATTATGATGAAGGAGGATGACAACCTGATCATCGCTGGGCAG ATGGGAATTCTTGACCTCTCCAACTGCACCATGGCACATTTCCTCCAGTTCAGCCCGTCGTTCGTGAAGAAGGCCACCATGTGGAGTCAGGAGGGATCGCCACTGCGTCAGAAGGGATTCCACTACGTCAACACACCGAGCGGTTTCGAGGTGGTGTACAATATGTTCAAGAATTTCCTCAACGAAAAGAACCGGTCTCGG CTGTTCGTGCACGGAAGCAACCTGGATTCGCTATACGAGCACATACCGAAGAAAATGCTGCCAGCCGAGTATGGCGGTGATGCCGGTCCGGTTCAGGACATCGTGGACGCTTGGGCGAAGAAGATCCTGAGCTATAAGCCGTACTTCCAGGAGGACGAACAGTACGGCACGGACGAGAAGAAGCGCCCGGGACGTCCGAAGAACGCGGACAATCTGTTCGGGCTGGAAGGTTCGTTCCGGAAGCTGGAGGTGGATTAG
- the LOC131259100 gene encoding alpha-tocopherol transfer protein-like — MSMKVDTLVKEVFPAPVGDIIMTLVRPIPECLKRKAAEELNEKENTIVEELDVIKTWMRQSGHIRGRLEDQFLLGFLRSCKHSLERVKEKLDTYYTIRSVLPEVMRGRDPLDPFVRKVIRMGVTVPLPKTVHPDDPKIILIRGDAFDGDACDFPDILKVFTMIGDILLRDDDQMMICGQAAIIDLGHSSSGHLFNFNLSFLRKASILNQQASPLRQKGFHFINTPKGFDIVLNIFKSLMTEKNRKRTILSHGSSLESLHKHFPKSILPAELGGELGPVQQFVDEWEQRLIDNRTYLIAEESLGVDESRRRNTNPLAEEKDLFGTAGTFRKLEFD, encoded by the exons ATGAGCATGAAAGTAGATACACTAGTTAAAGAAGTGTTTCCAGCACCGGTAGGCGATATCATAATGACG CTAGTGCGCCCCATTCCGGAATGTTTGAAGCGTAAGGCGGCAGAAGAGCTAAACGAGAAGGAAAATACCATCGTCGAGGAGTTGGACGTCATCAAGACATGGATGCGACAATCTGGACACATTCGGGGGCGACTCGAGGACCAGTTCCTGCTCGGGTTCCTGCGCTCGTGCAAACACAGCTTGGAACGTGTCAAGGAGAAGCTGGACACCTACTACACCATCCGGTCCGTTTTGCCCGAGGTGATGCGCGGTCGTGATCCTCTCGATCCGTTCGTGCGCAAGGTCATCAGAATGGG TGTGACGGTGCCATTACCTAAGACGGTCCATCCGGACGACCCGAAGATCATCCTGATCCGAGGAGATGCcttcgatggagacgcctgcgACTTCCCGGATATTTTGAAGGTGTTCACCATGATCGGTGACATCCTGCTTCGCGATGACGATCAGATGATGATCTGCGGCCAGGCGGCCATCATCGATCTGGGTCACTCTTCCAGCGGCCACCTGTTCAACTTCAACCTCTCGTTCCTGCGCAAGGCGTCCATTCTAAACCAGCAGGCGTCACCCCTGCGCCAGAAGGGTTTCCACTTCATCAACACACCAAAGGGCTTCGACATCGTGCTGAACATCTTCAAGAGTCTGATGACGGAAAAGAACCGCAAACGCACG ATCCTATCGCACGGTTCCAGCCTGGAGTCACTGCACAAACACTTCCCCAAGTCCATCCTGCCGGCGGAGTTGGGTGGAGAGCTTGGCCCAGTGCAGCAGTTTGTGGATGAGTGGGAGCAAAGGCTGATTGACAACCGGACGTACCTGATCGCGGAGGAATCGCTCGGTGTCGATGAAAGTCGCCGGCGAAACACCAATCCGTTGGCAGAGGAGAAGGATCTCTTCGGGACGGCCGGTACCTTCCGGAAGCTGGAGTTTGACTGA
- the LOC131259086 gene encoding ubiquitin carboxyl-terminal hydrolase 5, which produces METLQKYLGQVKVPCTNDNVYKEECVYSFDNPESETGLYVSLASFLGFGEEHVRQYAERTGNRVFVHLKRDKIEITDPEAAAGGGEGPEKKITRLAIGVEGGYNAADTKKYDYKEHYQVVVVGDPTVRLDYPNAELPLLVQNAVEAIQKAEAASVKREREQLAGTWDGEIRQVSQHALDLLQLDNGKKIPPTGWKCEKCDLTSNLWLNLTDGSIMCGRKFFDGSGGNDHAVNHYKETNYPLAVKLGTITADGKGDVYSYSEDDMVEDPHLVKHLAHWGINVGQLEKTEKSMIELELDLNQRIGEWGLLCESASQLKPIAGPGYTGMKNLGNTCYLNSVMQVMFTIPDFVRRFVEGSKGIFDNFPADPANDFNVQMAKLGTGLCSGRYSVLSENSLDTLDSSSGGIAPTMFKALIGQGHPDFSTKQQQDAQEFFLHLISTLEKHSRHQANPADALRFCIEDRVECCSSGKVMYNRRDEWCLPLQIPLQKATNLDEVKQYEAERDAAEKEGRRVDPDSLVRPKIPLSACLDTFAQPELVEQFYSSAIGAKTTAKKTTKLASMPDYLMLHLKKFTLKEDWTSVKLDVAIDIPEVLDLETLRGTGKQPHEEELPDIAGRPPTPPPMDPEVMAQLLGMGFPPEACKRAIFFTKNSGIEPATQWMMEHIADADFASPFVPPGTEGKAGGAAAAFVPDPVGLEMLMGMGFTDRQASKALKETGNNTERAVDWIFSHTDELDSMAIDDATSDSVATAAAAAATGGAASTSNQGPTYRDGTGKYKLVAFISHMGTSAQVGHYVCHICKDGQWVIFNDNKVAISQNPPKELGYLYLYQRV; this is translated from the exons ATGGAAACGCTCCAAAAGTATCTGGGTCAGGTGAAGGTACCTTGTACCAACGACAACGTCTACAAGGAGGAATGTGTTTACTCGTTTGACAATCCGGAATCGGAAACCGGACTGTACGTTAGTTTGGCTAGCTTTCTTGGATTCGGCGAAGAGCATGTCCGCCAGTACGCAGAACGCACCGGGAATCGGGTGTTCGTGCACCTGAAGCGTGACAAAATCGAAATTACCGACCCGGAGGCGGCGGCCGGCGGCGGTGAGGGACCGGAGAAGAAGATCACCCGGCTAGCGATCGGTGTCGAGGGTGGCTACAATGCGGCAGATACCAAGAAGTACGACTACAAAGAGCACTaccaggtggtggtggttggcgATCCGACCGTGCGGCTCGACTACCCCAACGCGGAGCTGCCCCTGTTGGTCCAGAACGCGGTCGAAGCGATTCAGAAGGCCGAGGCGGCCTCGGTGAAGCGCGAGCGGGAACAGCTGGCCGGCACATGGGACGGCGAGATCCGGCAGGTGTCGCAGCACGCGCTCGATCTGCTGCAGCTGGATAATGGCAAGAAAATTCCACCGACCGGCTGGAAGTGCGAAAAGTGCGACCTCACCAGCAACCTCTGGCTGAACCTTACGGACGGTTCGATCATGTGCGGGCGGAAGTTTTTTGACGGCTCGGGTGGAAACGATCACGCCGTGAATCACTACAAGGAGACGAACTATCCACTGGCGGTGAAGCTGGGAACGATAACGGCCGACGGGAAGGGCGACGTGTACAGCTACAGCGAGGACGACATGGTGGAGGATCCGCATCTGGTGAAACATCTGGCACACTGGGGCATCAATGTGGGCCAGCTGGAGAAGACGGAGAAATCGATGATCGAGCTGGAGCTGGATCTGAACCAGCGGATCGGTGAGTGGGGCCTGCTTTGCGAGAGTGCGAGCCAGCTAAAGCCGATCGCCGGACCCGGGTATACTGGCATGAAGAATCTAGGTAACACCTGCTATCTGAACAGCGTCATGCAGGTTATGTTTACCATTCCCGACTTCGTGAGGCGATTCGTCGAAGGTTCGAAGGGAATATTCGATAATTTCCCCGCCGATCCGGCTAACGATTTCAACGTCCAGAT GGCTAAACTTGGCACTGGATTGTGCAGCGGCCGGTACAGTGTGTTGTCGGAGAACAGCCTCGACACGTTGGACTCGTCCAGCGGTGGTATCGCACCGACCATGTTCAAGGCGTTGATCGGTCAGGGCCATCCGGATTTCTCCACCAAACAGCAGCAAGACGCGCAGGAGTTCTTCCTCCATCTGATCAGCACGCTTGAGAAGCACAGCCGGCACCAGGCGAATCCGGCCGATGCACTACGCTTTTGCATTGAAGATCGCGTCGAGTGCTGCTCGAGCGGCAAGGTGATGTACAATCGGCGGGACGAATGGTGCCTGCCGCTGCAAATTCCGCTCCAGAAGGCGACCAACCTGGACGAGGTGAAGCAGTACGAGGCGGAGCGTGACGCGGCCGAAAAGGAGGGTCGCCGGGTCGACCCAGACAGTCTGGTGCGGCCAAAGATTCCACTGTCCGCCTGTCTGGACACGTTCGCGCAGCCCGAGCTGGTCGAGCAGTTCTACAGTTCGGCCATCGGGGCCAAAACCACCGCCAAGAAGACGACCAAACTCGCCTCGATGCCGGACTATCTGATGTTGCATTTGAAAAAGTTCACCCTAAAGGAAGACTGGACCTCGGTCAAGCTGGACGTGGCGATCGATATCCCGGAGGTGCTCGATCTGGAGACGCTGCGTGGCACCGGAAAGCAACCGCACGAGGAAGAACTGCCCGACATTGCCGGACGTCCTCCCACGCCGCCTCCGATGGATCCGGAAGTGATGGCCCAGCTGCTCGGCATGGGCTTCCCGCCGGAAGCCTGCAAGCGAGCGATTTTCTTCACGAAAAACTCTGGCATTGAGCCCGCGACCCAGTGGATGATGGAGCACATTGCCGATGCGGACTTTGCGAGCCCGTTTGTGCCGCCCGGCACGGAAGGGAAGGCTGGTGGGGCCGCAGCCGCCTTCGTGCCCGATCCGGTCGGGTTGGAAATGCTCATGGGAATGGGTTTCACCGATCGGCAGGCGTCGAAGGCGCTCAAGGAGACGGGTAACAATACGGAGCGTGCAGTCGACTGGATCTTCTCGCACACGGACGAGCTGGACAGTATGGCGATCGACGATGCGACCTCCGACAGTGTCGCGACGGCGGCTGCCGCAGCAGCGACCGGTGGCGCGGCCTCCACAAGCAATCAGGGACCCACCTATCGTGACGGAACGGGCA AATATAAACTAGTTGCATTCATCTCCCACATGGGCACCTCGGCACAGGTGGGCCACTACGTTTGCCACATCTGCAAGGACGGCCAATGGGTGATCTTCAACGACAATAAGGTGGCGATCTCACAGAATCCACCCAAAGAGCTGGGCTACCTGTACCTCTACCAGCGGGTCTAA
- the LOC131266666 gene encoding uncharacterized protein LOC131266666, with product MKKKVHIIFNEAGSGKSCYLKWLARQLQLMEEYRDCWISLESFNPKHLVLLRIFEKKFNNQKLIVMMDGFDEITPNYTGVVLKLLETLKNIAGVCKTYVASRPYGFRQKIEEKLGDCGFYRLKPFNLCTQSSMKVKLKSYYQINNTAKQSNT from the exons atgaaaaagaaagttcatataatttttaatgaagCCGGGTCAGGGAAATCTTGCTATTTAAAATGGCTAGCTAGGCAACTTCAATTAATGGAAGAGTACAGAGATTGCTggatt TCATTGGAGTCATTTAACCCGAAGCACTTAGTACTACTtagaatatttgaaaaaaaattcaacaatCAAAAACTCATTGTTATGATGGACGGATTTGATGAGATTACTCCGAATTACACAGGCGTGGTACTAAAGCTGTTAGAAACTCTTAAAAACATTGCAGGAGTTTGTAAAACTTATGTTGCTAGTCGTCCATATGGATTTAGACAAAAAATTGAAGAGAAGTTGGGTGATTGTGGGTTTTATAGGTTGAAACCATTTAAC CTTTGTACGCAGTCTTCAATGAAAGTAAAGTTAAAAAGCTATTATCAGATCAACAACACCGCGAAGCAATCGAATACatga